The Synechococcales cyanobacterium T60_A2020_003 genome includes the window AAAATCTGATTTTGATGCTCCACACTTCGGACATACCCAGTCTTCAGGTATGGCATCAAACGCCGTTCCAGGCTCAATACCTGACTCTGGATCCCCCACGCTAGGGTCATAAACATAGCCACAAACGGTACACACGTACTTCTGCATAGTCTTCTGCATAATGCTTAATCTTGGTGAAATCAACAATGTCACGCTATCGAGTTTGCGTATTCCTATCATCTATCAACAGAGAGAGGGCTGGTTGACTGACAAATCTTTTTTAGTAGGTTGGGTGAAACAACGTGGAACCCAACTCTAGCCTATATTCTGTTGGGTTACGCTAGCGCTCACCCAACCTACGAGAGAATCAGGGTTGTGTGAGTTTTGTCAGTCAATTAGGAGAGAGGGTGTAAAAACACGGAGTCCACCTATTGATTGACTTTAAAAATTTCAGGCTTAACACTGAACACTTTTTAGTGAATATAAGGGAAATTGAAACTATAAGGTTCCATTTTGAAATTCTTAAAAGACAAATTAGGTTGAAAGAATTAAAGAAGCATAAGAACCCAGATTTATTCATTGATTAACTTGATTAGAAAACAATAATTGATCACTCTAATCCTTTTTAGAAAACCTTCCTGAGATTTCAGTGGAGGAAAATTTTTATGTGCGATTTCACTTAAAAAGCCAAGCTAATATCTGTATTTCGCCATAATTTAATCATTTTTACTTTGGTCAGAGGTGTAGATATGTCATTCAAATCGATGGCTTCTAAGCAAAAAATAAATCTCGGAACAATTGAAGATGGAAAGCTAAATTATCAGGGAGTATTAGAAGATCGGGACAAATCTCATCTCCTTAAATTTAAATTGGCAAACCGAAGTAGTCACAACTTTCAGCTCCGGAATCTTGAAAAGGACGCTGATTTAAAGCTGCTGAGTCGTCGAGGTAATGTGCTGTATAAGTCGCAGCAGCCTGGTATAGCGAAGGAATCTATTTCCGAAACCCTGAAGCAAGGAACCTACTACATCAAGGTTCATCTGAATGAAAAGGGAGCATCATCCTATACGCTGACAGCATCTTCAACAGGTAGCCAAGAACGACAGCAGTCTGTTGTGAACTATGTACCTGGAGATGGTATAAGCGCAGAAGAGATGAAATTGTACAAACTGGTTAATCGTTATCGTGTCAGCCAAGGAGTGCCGAAAATTTCACTATCGAAAGCATTGTCTACCGTTGCGAACCGCCACGTTCTTGATTTGAATGCAAATATTGGCTTTGCGACCCATAGTTGGAGTGATGCACCCTATTCATCTACCCATCCTGAGGCCAGTTGGGAAGCTCCTCAGCGATTGGGTACAGGTTATCCTGGCTATGGGTATGAAAATATCTTTGGTGTACGCGGGTATACGGCAACCGCTAAAGATGCCTTCAAGAAATGGAAAGCTAGTGAGATCCACAACGATACAATGCTGACTCAAGGTCGTTGGAAGGGCATGAAATTCAAAGCGATTGGAGTTGGGATTTATAGGGGATTTGCAGCTCTTTGGTTTGGAGAGCAAGTTGATCCAACGGGTAAGCCTAGCAGAGAAGCGTAAATGGTTACAGTGTTCTCAGTAGGGTCAGAACACTATATGGAAATCTGGTGGTGGCTGTTAGAGCGTCAACGGCGAGAAGATGTTGCCTCTACACAAAGTTCTCGTATTGTGACCTGCGAATCGTGAGGGTGGATAGATTGGAATAGGCGGCACTCATCTCAAGCCTCTAATAGCATCGTTAAAAACGCTTGTGTATGAATTGCTCCGATTTAACGTGTGATGAAAATTTAATGCTGACTCAGGGAAGCGTGAATGCCTGCTGTTATACTAATTTCAGCAGAGATTAATTGATTTGGGACAATAAACCAAGTCAAACTGTCTATTACCCGAGTTTTTCGTCACTTGAACAGGGGCAATGTTTGAATGCTGCGATCTCAATTCCAGGCTCAGTATCGTTTGGATGTACCGACGTATAAATCGTTTGAGCTACCAGGCGCAAAGCCGCACTACACGCCCGATCGCCCAGGGCAAGTTGAGCATATCGCCTTAGATTTGGACTTAGATATTCCGAACCAGCGCTATACAGGCACCTGCCAGATTCGGCTAAATCCGATTCGAGATGGTATTAGGGCACTGACTCTGGATGCGGTCAATTTAAATATCGCTTCGGTTGCGGTGAACGATGCGCCCCATGCGTTCGATTATGATGGGGAGTCGTTGACGATTCAGTTGGATGCTCCAACGCAGATTGGGCATGTCCTGAATGTGGCGATCGCCTACGCCGTTGATCATCCCCAA containing:
- a CDS encoding rubredoxin, which gives rise to MQKYVCTVCGYVYDPSVGDPESGIEPGTAFDAIPEDWVCPKCGASKSDFEPQQEA
- a CDS encoding CAP domain-containing protein, yielding MSFKSMASKQKINLGTIEDGKLNYQGVLEDRDKSHLLKFKLANRSSHNFQLRNLEKDADLKLLSRRGNVLYKSQQPGIAKESISETLKQGTYYIKVHLNEKGASSYTLTASSTGSQERQQSVVNYVPGDGISAEEMKLYKLVNRYRVSQGVPKISLSKALSTVANRHVLDLNANIGFATHSWSDAPYSSTHPEASWEAPQRLGTGYPGYGYENIFGVRGYTATAKDAFKKWKASEIHNDTMLTQGRWKGMKFKAIGVGIYRGFAALWFGEQVDPTGKPSREA